The segment TGGGTTATCGCGATCATTGTGATGCTGGTAGGGGCGATTGCGACGCTCAATCTGCCGGTTAACCAGTATCCGAATATCTCGCCTCCGGCGGTTTCCATCTCCGTTACCTATCCCGGTGCCAGTGCCGAAACCACGCAAAACACCGTGGTACAGGTGATTGAGCAGCAGCTCAACGGTCTGGACGGCTTACGCTATCTGGAGTCGAGCAGTGCGTCGGACGGTAGTGCGCAGATCATCGCTACCTTTAATCAGGGCATTAACCCGGATATCGCCCAGGTACAGGTGCAGGACCGTGTGTCCCTGGCCGAATCTCAGCTACCGACTGATGTGACACAGCAGGGCATCCGTATCCGTAAGTACCAGAAAAACTTCATGATGGTGGTGGGGTTGATCTCGAAAGACGGCAAGCTGACCAACGGCGACCTGGCCGATATGCTGGTGTCGAAGCTGGAAGATCCGATTTCACGTACTCCCGGTGTCGGCGACTTTATGGTGCTGGGTTCAGAATACGCCATGCGTATCTGGCTCGATCCGGCCAAGTTGTATAAGTACAACCTGATGCCAAGCGATGTCAGTACGGCTATCGATAACCAGAACGTGCAGGTTTCTTCCGGTTCGTTGGGCGGGCTGCCAACGATTCAGGGCGCCAAAACCCAGGCGACCGTGCTGGGCAAAACCCGTTTCACCACGGTGAAACAGTTTGAAAACGTGCTGCTGAAAGTGAACAGCGACGGCTCGCAAGTGCGCCTGAAAGATGTGGCGTCCGTGGCCCTTGGTCCACAGAGCTACGGCATTGATGCCACCCTGAACGGTAAGCCTGCGGCCGGTATCGCGCTGCGTCTGGCGACCGGTGCTAACGAACTGAACACCGCCAAAGCAGTACGTCAGACCATTGCTGACCTGAAAGACGCCTTGCCGGATAACGTGGAAGTCACCTATCCCTACGACACCTCGCCGGTAGTGAGCGCCTCCATCGAAGAAGTGGTGAAAACCCTGATCGAAGCGGTCATCCTGGTGTTCTTCGTGATGTTGGTGTTCCTGCAAAACCTGCGCGCGACCCTGATCACCACCCTGGTGGTGCCGGTGGTGCTGCTGGGGACATTCGGTATCCTCGCCGCCTTTGGTTACAGCATTAACACCCTGACGATGTTCGGGATGGTGCTGGCGATAGGGCTATTGGTGGATGATGCCATCGTGGTGGTGGAGAACGTCGAGCGTGTGATGCACGAAGAAAAGCTCGATCCGAAAACCGCCACCATTAAATCGATGCAGCAGATTCAGGGGGCGTTGTTCGGTATCGCACTGGTGCTGTCGGCGGTACTGCTGCCGATGGCCTTCTTCTCTGGTTCGACCGGGGTTATTTATCGTCAGTTCTCGATCACCATTGTGTCCGCAATGGCGCTGTCGGTGATTATGGCGTTGATCTTTACCCCGGCGCTCTGTGCCACCTTCCTGAAAGCCAGTTCGGCAGAACACAAAACTACCGGGTTTGCCGGTTGGTTTAACCGTAAATTCGACAGCGGCGCGATGCACTACACCCGTGGGGTGAATAAAGTGATCTCGCGTCGTGGCCTGTTTTTGGTGGTGTATCTGGTGATTGTGGGCGTGACCGGCTTCCTGTTTACCCGAGTGCCGACCACCTTCCTGCCGAACGAAGACCAGGGTCTGATGATGGTGCAGATGACCTTGCCGGTAAACTCGTCGTCGCAGCGTACCCAGCAGGTCATCAACGATCTGAATGATTATCTTCAGAAAAATGAAGCCTCGGTGGTGACCACCACCTTTGGCGTGGCAGGGTTTAACTTCGCCGGTCGCGGGCAGAGTAACGCTATGGCGTTTGTGCGCCTGAAGGACTGGGGAGAACGTACCCACAGCGGCCAGAGCGTGCAGGATTTGGCGAACCGGGTCATGGCTCACTTCGCCAACTACAAAAACGCCAAAATCTTCGCCATGGTACCGCCCGCGGTGATGGAACTGGGGAACGCCACCGGTTTTGACCTCTACTTGCAGGATACGGGCGCGCACACCCACCAGCAGATGATGGATGCCACGCATCAGCTGATTGATCTGGCAAACAAAGATCCACGTCTGGCTCAGGTGCGTATGAATGGCCTGGAAGATGAACCGCAGTATCAACTGGAGATCAATGACGAGAAAGCCAGCGCGCTGGGCCTGAGCATGACCGACATTAATAACACCCTGTCGGTGGCCTGGGGTTCGAGCTATATCGACCAGTTTATGTATAACGGCCGCGTGAAAGAGGTCTATCTGATGGGGAAAGCGGATTCGCGTGTCACGCCGTCCGACCTCAATAAATGGTACTTCCGTAACTCCAGCGGCACCATGGTTCCGTTCTCCGCATTTGCCTCGGGTAAATGGGTATATGGTTCGCCCCACTTCGAACGTTTCAATGGCCTGACGGCGGAAGAGATTCTTGGTTCCCCGGCACCGGGTAAGAGTACCGGTGAAGCGATGAAAGCCGTAGAAGATCTGGCAAAACAGTTGCCGAGCGGCTTCCGTGTGCAGTGGTACGGCATCTCCTATGAGGAACAGGCTTCCGGTAACCAGACCACGCAGTTGTATGCCATCTCGATTCTGGTGGTATTCCTGTGTCTCGCCGCGCTGTATGAAAGCTGGTCGATTCCGTTCTCGGTGATTCTGG is part of the Pantoea phytobeneficialis genome and harbors:
- a CDS encoding efflux RND transporter permease subunit; the protein is MSKFFIERPIFAWVIAIIVMLVGAIATLNLPVNQYPNISPPAVSISVTYPGASAETTQNTVVQVIEQQLNGLDGLRYLESSSASDGSAQIIATFNQGINPDIAQVQVQDRVSLAESQLPTDVTQQGIRIRKYQKNFMMVVGLISKDGKLTNGDLADMLVSKLEDPISRTPGVGDFMVLGSEYAMRIWLDPAKLYKYNLMPSDVSTAIDNQNVQVSSGSLGGLPTIQGAKTQATVLGKTRFTTVKQFENVLLKVNSDGSQVRLKDVASVALGPQSYGIDATLNGKPAAGIALRLATGANELNTAKAVRQTIADLKDALPDNVEVTYPYDTSPVVSASIEEVVKTLIEAVILVFFVMLVFLQNLRATLITTLVVPVVLLGTFGILAAFGYSINTLTMFGMVLAIGLLVDDAIVVVENVERVMHEEKLDPKTATIKSMQQIQGALFGIALVLSAVLLPMAFFSGSTGVIYRQFSITIVSAMALSVIMALIFTPALCATFLKASSAEHKTTGFAGWFNRKFDSGAMHYTRGVNKVISRRGLFLVVYLVIVGVTGFLFTRVPTTFLPNEDQGLMMVQMTLPVNSSSQRTQQVINDLNDYLQKNEASVVTTTFGVAGFNFAGRGQSNAMAFVRLKDWGERTHSGQSVQDLANRVMAHFANYKNAKIFAMVPPAVMELGNATGFDLYLQDTGAHTHQQMMDATHQLIDLANKDPRLAQVRMNGLEDEPQYQLEINDEKASALGLSMTDINNTLSVAWGSSYIDQFMYNGRVKEVYLMGKADSRVTPSDLNKWYFRNSSGTMVPFSAFASGKWVYGSPHFERFNGLTAEEILGSPAPGKSTGEAMKAVEDLAKQLPSGFRVQWYGISYEEQASGNQTTQLYAISILVVFLCLAALYESWSIPFSVILVVPLGVLGTICAVLLRGLQNDVFFQVGLLTTVGLAAKNAILIVEFAKELHEREGKSLIEAAVEAARLRIRPIIMTSMAFILGVLPLTISNGAGAGSQHSIGTAVAGGMITATFLAIFFVPMFYVVVSQFFARKKKASVEGVQHDN